From one Mytilus trossulus isolate FHL-02 chromosome 10, PNRI_Mtr1.1.1.hap1, whole genome shotgun sequence genomic stretch:
- the LOC134688161 gene encoding transcription intermediary factor 1-beta-like, whose product MATSMAQVPLQKCEICEINDGRRYCIDCEQYFCKTCEEFHLKSKSCKNHVFKDLGQINPEERKVICKEHNKNMTYYCTTCSMLVCKICLPKKHNKHDFSLTSEAAFKFKTDLKDDIEQMKTVVRSIAKQRAKLEEKSNQFLILTQNLVQEINQKGNVLKNFVDKIVGDTVSNVAKEQQNNLERKTKEECIMKDAQERGQMVILKLTNAVENQGDTMLLNSYQSLHEAMKSMPDIVESDMEFPALSFEDGLLNEIGLTQMIGSVVIPKADALLACSHTIKICKADSGLQKFKPVQTLVLSDIGIYKVKFLANSSKYKAKLEEQLKLSYGRIIWPSSMSDSKIVIECTLTNENGRKLALSWEVDIRKQLSAHIDALVTIKYTIKQETWSGLMQKLREIIISDPEEVSVSVEKPPACEIIVVGYEKAVKEVSDIIKRSVRKVNEEKTKPHRIKNSSAVNLI is encoded by the exons ATGGCGACCAGCATGGCACAAGTCCCATTACAAAAGTGTGAAATTTGTGAAATTAATGATGGAAGACGATATTGTATAGACTGTGAACAGTATTTCTGTAAGACCTGTGAAGAGTTTCATCTGAAGTCTAAATCATGCaaaaatcatgtatttaaagATTTAGGACAAATAAACCCGGAAGAAAGAAAAGTAATATGCAAAGAACACAACAAGAATATGACGTATTATTGCACTACCTGTTCTATGCTTGTATGTAAGATCTGCCTTCcgaaaaaacataataaacatgatttttcCTTAACAAGCGAGGCagcattcaaatttaaaacagatCTTAAGGACGATATAGAACAAATGAAGACCGTAGTCCGATCAATTGCGAAACAGAGAGCCAAGCTTGAAGAAAAATCCAACCAGTTTTTAATATTGACACAGAATTTAGTACAAGAAATCAATCAGAAAGGGAATGTATTAAAGAACTTTGTTGACAAAATTGTAGGTGATACCGTTTCCAATGTGGCAAAGGAACAACAGAACAATCTAGAAAGGAAAACAAAAGAGGAATGTATTATGAAAGATGCACAAGAGAGAGGGCAAATGGTTATTCTAAAGTTAACCAATGCTGTTGAAAACCAAGGAGACACGATGTTATTAAATTCATACCAATCACTACATGAGGCTATGAAATCTATGCCGGATATCGTTGAGTCAGACATGGAATTTCCCGCATTATCTTTCGAAGACGGATTGTTGAATGAGATTGGGTTGACTCAAATGATAGGAAGCGTAGTGATACCCAAAGCAG atgcATTACTAGCTTGTTCCCATACCATCAAAATATGTAAAGCAGATAGTGgattacaaaagtttaaaccAGTGCAAACGTTAGTTCTATCGGACATTGgtatatataaagtaaagtTCTTGGCTAATTCTTCAAAATATAAAGCAAAGCTTGAAGAACAGCTTAAGCTCAGTTATGGAAGGATAATATGGCCGTCATCCATGAGTGATTCTAAGATTGTTATAGAGTGTACCTTAACCAACGAAAACGGTAGGAAACTTGCATTGTCATGGGAAGTGGATATCAGAAAGCAATTAAGTGCGCATATAGATGCATTGGttacaataaaatatactaTAAAACAGGAAACTTGGAGTGGTCTCATGCAAAAACTACGGGAAATTATCATATCAGATCCGGAAGAGGTTAGCGTCAGTGTTGAGAAACCACCTGCTTGTGAAATTATTGTTGTTGGTTATGAAAAAGCAGTGAAAGAAGTGTCTGATATTATAAAACGTTCAGTAAGAAAAGTTAATGAAGAGAAAACGAAACCTCACAGAATAAAAAATTCATCGGCGGTTAACTTAATTTGA
- the LOC134688163 gene encoding uncharacterized protein LOC134688163: MAGSVLPAWVPEMLEKGETLETCLEMLKNMQSTEREARMEEREMRKIEMEKEVRLKELELREKEMAQGVAPPQTHSSLKSKLPKFKEGEDPDVFLRSFEKLVVLHKIPKSEWALRLVPLLCGKALEAFSRLSEEDSKNYDKIKSAILCRYELTAEAYREKFRSERQSSDESFKEFSVRLVGFLRHWLERELIGTDFDRFVDLVTREQLMVSCNKELKLWIKEQKPKTIDELVDKAEAFQQAHKDEQVSSKSVGRIDTDQSKQQGRYNQSKGRQPDTRTCFICKNIGHIATHCPTRTNRSKEDNFKPGKFGLCIQSRQEYRVDDYISGVTVKLPGVSCNGDKVQVHGLDIVEGKIDSDKISVLRDTGCSTVFVHSRFTNPDCLTGQTRDICLADGSVKQCPEVCINISTPYISGDIIALILDTPFADLIVGNYVNTSVPHSVDGLSVTSGEDIFVSGDSVPCHAVETRSRKKKQDEADIMIDQTNVQRSSDIPISHSIDFSDVCHDFKICDRKQLIELQKTDETLDKVKSYVSDVHDNPASYFIYNSDLLYRVYTKPSGEVIQQIVLPSKLRGTVLSLGHDIPLAGHLGNKKTRDRIMQHFFWPGIFNDIAEYCRSCPDCQIGTSKGRVPRAPLISISPMDEPFQRIAIDFVGPLPMTDDKNRYVLVCVDYSTKYPEAIPLKDQEASTVANALISLFSRVGIPRELLTDQGSNFMSELMVEVCRLLKISKLRTSPYHAMCNGLCEKFNGVLKKMLKAYARQTPKTWDAYIPYLLFAYREVPNESTGFSPFELLYGRHIRGPLAVLKEEWEEPSTCQNSVLSYLLDTREKLRTMAEYAIENKTKAKQRQKFYYDRKARDRKIEVGQKVLILLPTHTSKLLASWKGPFIVTDKVSPVDYKVKVRGKDKVFHVNMLKLWHERVDNDLDNNVTTDIAACLNVISGLNTDEGTDDSEMTTDITPVLKSKENVDDVTISPELTTVEKQQLKELLSEYEDIFSDVPKVTNSIEHRVVTKTDEPIYQRPYPLPYALRDKVREEIDNMLAAGIVEPSDSPYAAPIVLIKKKDNTLRFCADYRSLNKQTIFDPIFMPRMDEVLNKVSRARYISKLDLTKGYWQVPLEKDSRQKSAFITPFGHYQFTVTPFGMMNSGATFVRMMDKVLAGYEEFADSFIDDIGIFSDTWEYHIEHLRAVFDSLRQANLVAKPSKCLFGYDELEFLGHIAGGGKIKPVQDKVSAIHEFPVPVTKKQVRSFLGLIGFYRKFIPQFSDISVPLTDLTKKNEPNKVEWSDTIQKSFDKLKECICSDSVLRSPDFSKKFILQTDASGKGLGAVLEQEFDDGRRPIMFISKKLSGAECNYAVVEKECFAIVWAVKTLRNYLEGKEFAINTDHAPLQWLQRMKTSNQRLLRWSLILQEFNYTVFYIAGKTNIVADVLSRCGDI; the protein is encoded by the coding sequence aatCTGCTATTTTATGTAGATACGAGCTTACTGCCGAGGCATACAGGGAGAAGTTCAGAAGTGAACGCCAGTCTTCGGATGAGTCATTTAAGGAATTTTCAGTCAGACTAGTAGGTTTTCTTAGACATTGGTTGGAGCGTGAGTTGATAGGCACTGATTTTGATAGATTTGTTGATTTAGTTACTAGAGAACAGTTAATGGTAAGTTGTAATAAAGAGCTCAAACTTTGGATCAAGGAACAGAAACCGAAAACAATTGATGAGTTGGTAGACAAAGCTGAGGCTTTTCAGCAAGCACATAAAGATGAACAGGTAAGTTCTAAATCAGTTGGGAGAATTGACACCGACCAATCTAAACAACAAGGTAGATATAACCAATCAAAAGGAAGACAACCTGACACTAGgacttgttttatttgtaagaaCATTGGTCATATAGCTACGCACTGTCCTACAAGGACGAACCGGTCAAAGGAGGATAATTTTAAGCCAGGTAAGTTTGGTTTGTGCATACAGAGTAGACAAGAGTATAGAGTAGATGATTATATTAGTGGTGTGACTGTTAAGTTGCCTGGTGTTTCATGTAATGGCGACAAGGTACAGGTACATGGACTTGATATAGTAGAAGGTAAGATCGATAGTGATAAAATCTCAGTTTTGAGAGATACAGGTTGTTCTACTGTATTTGTTCATAGTAGGTTTACTAACCCAGATTGTCTTACAGGTCAGACTAGAGACATATGTTTAGCAGATGGTTCAGTGAAGCAGTGTCCAGAAGTATGTATTAATATTTCTACTCCTTATATTTCAGGTGATATTATTGCATTGATCTTAGATACACCGTTTGCAGATCTGATTGTTGGAAACTATGTGAACACATCAGTACCACATAGTGTCGATGGTTTATCAGTGACTAGTGgagaagatatttttgtttcaggTGACTCAGTCCCATGTCATGCAGTTGAGACTCGATCTCGAAAGAAGAAGCAGGATGAAGCAGATATTATGATTGATCAGACGAATGTTCAGCGTAGTAGCGATATACCTATATCTCATTCTATAGATTTTTCAGACGTATGCCATGATTTTAAGATTTGTGATAGGAAGCAGTTGATTGAGTTACAGAAGACAGATGAGACTTTGGATAAGGTAAAATCTTATGTAAGTGATGTGCATGATAACCCAgcatcttattttatatataattcagaTTTACTATATAGAGTGTATACTAAGCCAAGTGGTGAAGTTATTCAGCAAATTGTATTACCAAGCAAGTTGAGAGGAACAGTTCTTTCGTTGGGACATGATATTCCGTTGGCAGGTCACCTTGGGAATAAGAAAACAAGAGACAGAATCATGCAGCACTTTTTCTGGCCAGGTATATTTAATGATATTGCCGAATACTGTAGGTCTTGTCCAGATTGTCAGATAGGTACATCGAAGGGTAGAGTACCACGTGCTCCATTGATTAGCATATCACCTATGGATGAGCCATTTCAGCGCATTGCTATTGATTTTGTTGGCCCTTTGCCTATGACTGATGACAAAAACCGTTATGTACTTGTTTGCGTCGATTATTCCACTAAATATCCAGAAGCAATTCCTTTAAAAGACCAAGAAGCTTCTACAGTCGCTAATGCTCttataagtttattttctaGAGTTGGCATACCCAGGGAGCTGTTGACAGACCAAGGCAGTAACTTTATGTCAGAGCTGATGGTTGAGGTATGTAGACTATTAAAGATAAGTAAGTTACGCACTAGTCCTTATCATGCTATGTGTAATGGACTCTGTGAAAAGTTTAACGGTGTACTGAAGAAAATGTTGAAGGCATATGCACGACAGACACCAAAAACATGGGATGCATATATCCCCTACTTATTATTTGCATATCGGGAGGTACCAAATGAGAGTACTGGTTTCTCaccgtttgaattgttatatgGCAGGCACATTAGAGGACCTCTAGCAGTACTTAAAGAAGAGTGGGAAGAGCCTAGTACATGTCAAAACTCTGTGTTGAGTTATTTATTAGACACTAGAGAAAAGTTGAGAACAATGGCTGAGTACgccattgaaaataaaacaaaagcgAAACAAAGACAGAAGTTTTATTATGATAGAAAAGCTAGAGACAGAAAGATTGAAGTTGGTCAAAAGGTGCTTATATTATTGCCTACACATACATCAAAGCTGTTAGCGAGTTGGAAAGGACCATTTATAGTGACTGATAAAGTTAGTCCTGTTGACTATAAGGTCAAGGTTAGAGGAAAAGACAAAGTATTTCATGTAAATATGTTGAAGTTATGGCATGAGCGGGTAGATAATGATCTTGATAATAATGTCACAACAGATATTGCTGCGTGCTTAAATGTAATTTCAGGTCTTAACACAGATGAAGGCACAGATGATAGTGAGATGACTACAGATATAACTCCAGTGTTGAAAAGCAAAGAAAATGTAGATGACGTTACGATCTCACCAGAATTGACAACTGTCGAAAAACAGCAGCTTAAAGAATTATTATCAGAATATGAAGACATCTTTAGTGACGTACCTAAGGTAACAAATAGTATAGAACATAGAGTAGTTACAAAAACAGATGAACCGATTTACCAACGTCCGTACCCACTACCATACGCACTTAGAGATAAGGTCAGAGAAGAGATTGACAATATGTTAGCTGCAGGTATAGTTGAGCCGTCTGACAGTCCGTATGCAGCTCCGATAGTACTGATCaagaaaaaagacaacacaCTTAGATTTTGTGCCGATTATCGTTCCTTGAACAAACAGACTATCTTTGACCCGATTTTTATGCCACGCATGGATGAGGTACTGAATAAAGTCAGCAGAGCACGATATATCAGTAAACTTGATTTAACTAAGGGCTATTGGCAGGTACCACTTGAAAAAGATAGCCGACAGAAGAGCGCATTTATAACGCCGTTCGGACATTATCAGTTTACTGTTACTCCATTTGGTATGATGAACTCAGGTGCTACTTTTGTTCGTATGATGGATAAAGTTCTGGCAGGATACGAGGAATTTGCTGACTCGTTCATTGATGATATTGGTATATTTAGCGATACATGGGAGTACCATATTGAGCATTTAAGGGCAGTATTCGATTCACTGAGACAGGCAAACCTCGTTGCAAAACCGAGTAAGTGTTTATTTGGCTACGATGAGCTTGAGTTTTTAGGACATATTGCCGGCGGTGGCAAGATTAAGCCTGTTCAGGACAAGGTATCTGCTATACATGAATTTCCAGTGCCTGTCACGAAGAAACAGGTGAGATCATTTCTCGGTCTGATAGGTTTCTACAGGAAGTTTATACCACAGTTCTCCGACATATCCGTACCTTTGACTGACCTTACAAAGAAAAACGaaccaaataaagttgaatggTCAGACAcaatacaaaaatcttttgacaaGCTTAAAGAATGTATTTGTAGTGACTCTGTATTACGGAGTCcagatttttctaaaaagtttattttgcaGACTGATGCGTCCGGTAAGGGTCTAGGTGCTGTACTAGAGCAAGAATTTGATGACGGAAGGCGTCCAATTATGTTTATCAGCAAGAAACTCTCTGGAGCGGAATGCAACTACGCAGTGGTAGAAAAGGAGTGCTTTGCCATAGTGTGGGCGGTTAAAACTTTGAGAAACTATCTAGAGGGTAAAGAGTTTGCTATTAATACTGATCATGCTCCTTTACAGTGGTTACAGAGGATGAAAACCAGTAACCAACGGTTACTCCGTTGGAGTTTGATACTTCAGGAATTTAATTATACAGTTTTTTACATTGCAGGCAAGACAAACATTGTTGCAGATGTTTTGTCTAGATGTGGCGATATTTAG